Below is a genomic region from Henckelia pumila isolate YLH828 chromosome 3, ASM3356847v2, whole genome shotgun sequence.
TCACTGGGTGAAGTATAAACTTTTCTAATTAGGAGGATACTTTATTTGAGTTTTGAATTCGAAACTTCGTctcaattttaaaatattagtatAAATTAATAATCTAGATAGTCGAATAATCTTTTAAATGACATATGATCAGTAGATGGAGCAATTATTAGTTGATTtggaataataaaaaaaaagagttggAAAGGGACTTATGATCAATATGCATGAGAAATCAGTCGGGACAATGGGTTGGGGAGTAGATGTTAACTCCCTAATGTTACTAAACCTGGTAAACTTGCTAATCAAGATTTATTATCACACTCGGCTCACCAACATTTTGTTGCCTGcaggtttatttatttatttatttttatgcattggatTTCTTGTTTTATTATTAAAGTCGAGTGAACTTAACAAATATCATTTATATTTGGAGCCaagaaaagtattttttttaaatggtgaATTTATGAAATAAAGTTGCGCTgaggctatatatatatatatatagctacaTCGAGATAAGTCTATAATATTTGATGTACTATAAAATAACTGAAATCAAGATTATTATGTTTTTTATTCCATTTTTTAAAGtaaatcttttttaaaaaacagaGAAATTACATAAATCTActttttaaaaactaaaaaaaaaaagtcatttGATAAAATTTTCGAGCAAAGAAATTAATCTATctttgttttgaaaaaaaaaatttatcgagcaaagaaattaaataaatctatctttgttttggaaaaaaaaaaatttatcgagcaaaaaaattaaataaatctatctttgttttgaaaaaaaaaaaaaccgcaGTCAGCGAGAATCAaacctaaataaattaagaaaCCTACCAGGTTTCCTAATTTATTTACATAAATCtactttttaaaaacaaaaaaaaacagtcatttaaaaaaattttcgagcaaagaaattaaataaatctatctttgttttgaaaaaaaaaaatttatcgagcaaagaaattaaataaatctatctttgttttgaaaaaaaaaaattatcgagcaaaaaaattaaataaatctatctttgttttgaaaaaaaaaaaaatcgcagTCAGCGAGAATCAAACCCAGGTTTCCTAATTTATTTACATAATTCTActttttaaaaactaaaaaaaacagtcatttgataaaattttcgagcaaagaaattaaataaatctatctttgttttgaaaaaaaaaaatttatcgagcaaaaaaattaaataaatctatctttgttttgaaaaaaaaaaaaaccgcaGTCAGCGAGAATCAAACCTAAATAACCAggttttctaatttatttacataaatctactttttaaaaactaaaaaaaacagtcatttgataaaattttcgagcaaaaacattaaataaatctatctttgttttgaaaaaaaaaaaatttatcgagcaaaaaaattaaataaatctaatctatctttgttttaaaaaaaaaaaaaaacccacagTCACGGGGAATTAAACCTATATAAATTAAGAAACCTAGCCGCACAATCGAACTGAGACCACATCTCAAAGCCGAAGCCTTAACCATTAGGCTAGGGCATCATCGGCGTTTAATTTGTTCATACAATAAATAATAGTACTCTGCTGGAAAGAATAAAAAAGAACTAGAAGAAGATAATTTATTGAACTCAATTAACATTACAAAAGTGGATCATACAAGAAACCATATATTTGCACAATTAAATGAAACAATAAATTCTATacgcagaaaaaaaaaaggaacaaactccaaaaaaaaaaaaatcaaatgggAATGGAAATCAGCATTTGGGAAGATcaagtggaggaggaagaagctTTTGATTTGGAAGCTTTCCATCTAATACCAGCCATGCCATCTTCAATCCCCAGCTCGTGTGTACTTCCAGATGACAATGCATGAACCACACACCTAATCATATTACAAAAAAGTGGTTAACATCGTAAATTTCTACGTACCTAAAACTTTGTAAATTAAAATTGTGTGTTAATTACCTGGATTATCAGCCAAGAATCGAATGGCCACCCATCCTCCGGCGGGAACTCCGACCGTGTTTCTCTCAACCGGGTCAACAAGATTGAAACTTTTCGGGTCATTTTTCGGGTCGTAATTCCCGAATCCTTGACCCACAACAAAGAAGTTGAATCCATGGAGATGCAGAGGATGGCTCTCTGCTGCGAGAATGCTGGTATCCTGCATTACCAACTCCACGCTCGTGTTGTACTTCAGAACCATCAGTTTCGTCCCATTGCTCACCATGGTGTTGTTGGGAGGATTCCCGGTGTAGTTGAACCAATGTAACGGGCTGAAAGGGAAATCCGGGCTGTAAACGCCGCTCGATTGGCCCGTAAAATGGGCCTGGAGGAGAGCGGTCGTTGGCTGTATGAAGGATATGTTGCTCACTGATGCCGCGAGTCTTGTTCCATTCGGGCCCTGGCAGGTCTGGTTTCGATCACACTGGCTTGTGCCTAATCCTACTGTGAAAAAGAAGTGTTGGTCGATCTTTTGCGGGACTTTGGCTGGGAACTGGGGCGTGGCTAAACTTCGGAGCCTTTTCGAGAATTTTGTGGCGAAAGATGTGTCGTTTAGAGGGGGCAGAACTGGTTTGTACAGGGGAAGTGTCTTCATTTGCCCGTCGGATTCGTATTCGAGAATTCCAGCAACGGTGGAGTTGTCAAATGTTCCGGGGCCTGTAACATATGGCCTAGCAGTCATTAGAAAGGTGGCCCCTGGAAACTTCGGTTTTGTTCTTAAAAGAACGTTTGTGGTCTGTCCAGGGGCGATGAGAATGGTGTTCGTTTTGAACGGTTTTACGTATACTGCATCAGCATCCACAACTGTGAGGCTGTGGTTGGCAATACTGAAGAAAAGTTCGTCGTTCAGTGCAGCATTGATCATACGGAGGAGGTACGTTTTCCCGGGCTCAACCCTCAACTTGAACGTGTCTGTTCGAATTAGGACCAAACATGTGACCCAAATGTAGCGTATAACCACAATTCTTGGAATAAAAATGGAACTTCTTGTCGCAATTAGTCCTTACCTTTGGCAGAGCAGTTGTACAACGGCCCCGGAAGCCCATTGATCGTATAGGCATCAGAGACGTTTGGAGCGCCACCGGTTTGTAAAGCTTGACTGATAATGGCCTCAGTATCAGCATTAAACCATTCTCCTGCAGGTCAAACAATAAACAAGATAAGGGGTCACGCACCGAGCCTACCAGCGTGGAACAAGCGCATATCCATGTATAGTACACTGATGA
It encodes:
- the LOC140886946 gene encoding laccase-17-like, with translation MGAPEIKLLVSIQFLVGFITLFLFSQHAQAITRNYEFNITMINVTRLCHTKSMVTVNGQFPGPRIVAREGDRLLIKVTNHVPNNISIHWHGIRQLRSGWADGPAYVTQCPIQTGQSYIYNFTIVGQRGTLWWHAHISWLRSTLYGPLIILPKHNVPYPFEKPYKEVPIIFGEWFNADTEAIISQALQTGGAPNVSDAYTINGLPGPLYNCSAKDTFKLRVEPGKTYLLRMINAALNDELFFSIANHSLTVVDADAVYVKPFKTNTILIAPGQTTNVLLRTKPKFPGATFLMTARPYVTGPGTFDNSTVAGILEYESDGQMKTLPLYKPVLPPLNDTSFATKFSKRLRSLATPQFPAKVPQKIDQHFFFTVGLGTSQCDRNQTCQGPNGTRLAASVSNISFIQPTTALLQAHFTGQSSGVYSPDFPFSPLHWFNYTGNPPNNTMVSNGTKLMVLKYNTSVELVMQDTSILAAESHPLHLHGFNFFVVGQGFGNYDPKNDPKSFNLVDPVERNTVGVPAGGWVAIRFLADNPGVWFMHCHLEVHTSWGLKMAWLVLDGKLPNQKLLPPPLDLPKC